In the Pongo abelii isolate AG06213 chromosome 9, NHGRI_mPonAbe1-v2.0_pri, whole genome shotgun sequence genome, TCACTTCCCTTTGGACTTGTTGTATAGCCCAAGTTTGACTGACAGATAGCTGATATACCCCATTTCCCTATCTTCATACTCATGGAAAACATTGCTTATTGATCCCTACGTACTACTATGCCCAGATGAAGTCTTGTAATCAATTTCAGCACAGCTCTCTAGCTCTGATCAATCAATTAGTGTTAACAAGAGGATGAAATCTTTTTGCTATCCAAGCCTAGCCATATCCCTCTAAAAGTGAAGTGTGCAGAACTAAATACCAGGCTCAACACTGGGTTCTAATACTGGATCTAAGCTAACCACCATTCTAGCCTCATTCTGaagattttaaactttattatcAATGCTTCCTTCCCTAGATGTTCCATTACCTGGCATGCTCTTGCAAATAATATATGGAGTGGAGACATACGGGCACATAAATTTATATCCTGCCTTCACTATTGAccactttctatttatttaatacttaaaGCTCATTATAACCATTTGTAAAATGTAGCTAACAATGCCTGCTTTACAGAGTGGTTGTGAAGTACTGTGAGACAATGTAAGCAGGTTTACCAGATCCTTGATACATTTtctagtgtatttttttttttcctgaccacTTATGGCCTAGGACAGTCTTTTCCTAGTTCTAGATCAACcaaaagactccacaaaaaaattgtaaattactccagaaaaactgaaaaaaaaaataaaataaaatgttcttggTTGAGGTAAGCCAACAGTATAAAGATGTCAGTTTTctcactgctgaaagaaatcacagattacacaaacaaatggaaaaacattccagcctcatggattggaagaattaatattgttaaaacggCCATACAGCTCAAAGCCATCTGCAGATTCAGCACttattcttatcaaactaccaatgtcatttttcacagaattagaaaaaaactattctaaaattcacgtggaaccagaaaagagcccaaatagccaaagcaatcctaagcaaaaaagaataaagccagaggcatcacattacctgacttcaaaggtACATTACCTGACtataagactacagtaaccaaagcagcattgtactggtacaaaaacagacacgtagaccaattaaacagaatagagaacccagaaataaagctgcacacctacagccatctgatcttcaacaaaatcaacaaaaataagcaatggagaaaggacttcctgttcaataaatggtcctggtatagctagctagccatatgcagaagaatgaaaccagactGCTACCTTTTATCATttacaaaaactaaaatgaattaaagatttaaatgtaagacctcaaactctaagaatcctaggagaaaacctagaaaacaccattctggatatcagtgttgggaaagaatttatgaccaagtcctcaaaagcaattgcaacaaaaacaaaaattgacaagtgggacctaattaaactaaagagcttctgcacagcaaaagaaactatcaacagagtaaacagataacctacagaatgggagaaaatactgacaaactatgcatccaacaaatgtctaatatccagaatctataaggaacctaaaaaactcaataagaaaaaaaaaactcatgaaaaagtgggcaaaagacatggacacttctaaaaagaagacatataagtagccaacaaataaatgggaaaatgctccacatcagtaatcatcagagatatgcaaatcaaaatcacaatgagataccatgtcatagCAGtcaaaatggcaatcattaaaaagtcaaaaaacaaatgctggcacggttgtggagaaaagggaatgcctatacagtgttgatgagaatgtaaattagttcagccactgtggaaagcagttttgataatttttttttaaatatgaaatctcattcttttgcccagggtggagtgcagtagtatggtcttggctcactgcaacctccgcctcccgggttcaagtgattctcctgcctcagcctcctgagtagctgggattacaggcatgtgccaccacacccagctaatttttgtatttttgtagagatgggattttgccatgttggccaggctggtctggtctggaactcctgacctcaagtgatctgcctacctcagtctcccaaagtgccgggattatagacATCAGCCACTTTGCCCGGCTgagatttttcaaaaaacttaaaacagagccACCAATCAACTCAGCAAtgccattactaggtatatatcgaAAAGAAAATAGGTTGTTCCACCAAAAAGACATATACACTTGtgtgttcatcgcagcactattcacaatagcaaagacatggaatcaaactaggTGTCCATCCACACtgaattagataaagaaaatatagtacatatataccatagaatactatacagtcataaaaggaatgaaatcacttcctttgcagcaacatggatgcagctggaggccattattccaagagaattaatgcaggaacagaaaacaaaatatcatgttctcatttataagctCAAATCACTGGAGTAAAGATGAACACTCTTAAACAAATGGTCCTGGGTAGCCATTTGGAGAAAGACAAAATTAGATCCATTTCTCACATCATCCATATTAATACACTTCAAATAAATTAAggatctaaatatttaaaaataaaactgtaaaagtaGTAGAAGAAACTATGGGTAAACTCATTTTTAATCTCAGTGTAGGGAAAAGTTTTCTAAGGATGACTCAAAATCCCAaggcaataaaaagtaaaaaaaaacagaggcaataaaaaacaaaatttatcaattttactacttgaaaataaaaaatattttatataacaaaagCACTACAAAGAAAGTCAAAAAGCAACTGACAAAACTGAGAGAAAAGATTTACAACATATACCACAGACAAAGGGCTAATAGTTTTAACATATGAAGAACTCTTAATAACTGAGATACAAAAGACtgaaaactcaatttaaaaaaataggaggacaggtgtggtgggtcatatctgtaatcccagcactttgggagggcaaggaaggaggatcacttgagcccaggaattcaggaccagcctgggcaaaatagtgagacccccatcactaccaaaataataataataataatagagcaTGGTGGTATGtccctatagttccagctactggggaagccgAGGCAAAatgattacttgagcccaggagttggaggctgccacgagccatgatcacaccagtgcattccagcgtgggcaatagagaaattctgtctcaaaaaaaaaattaaaattaaaaatataaaaaatgggaaaagacaTGAATGGGCAATTCACAAAAACTGGACATTAAAAATGGCCTTCAGATATATGGGAAAATGCTGAAATTCATTcataattagagaaatacaaattaaaacacagtAAGTATCATTTCTCACCAGACTGGTTAAAGTTTAAAAACTTGACAACACATTCTGTTGGTGATGCTGTGAGGAAAAAGTCATTTTTATGGGTTTTATGTACCAATTATGCAAATGGTACAACCCTTCTGGAAATAAATTTGGCAATACCTAACAAAACTACATACATTTTTACctttcaacccagcaatctcacttctaggAATCTACCCCAAAGATATACTTTCAACtacatattaatacatatatacaaggTTATTCATTGCAGCTTTGTTTGTAGCTGTACAAtactggaagcaacccaaatgcccatacaTAGTAAAGTGGTTGAATAAACTATGATACAtccacaccatgaaatactatgaagtggtaaaaaaagaatgaagaaggtCTCTGTGAATTGGCATGGCATGATTTCCAGgacatattgttaagtgaaaaaagcaaggccCAGAAGAGTATCTCTAGGACataagaagaagacagaaaatacaaAGGTGTCTGCTCTTTTGTGCAAAAGATCTAAAAGAAGGATAAATAGAAGCTTAGTAGTGTGGTTACCTAAGGAAGCAagtggaaaaagagaagaaaagagatgaaTGGAAACAAGAGTTTTAGGGATGAGGAAGGAGTCACACTTCTCCAAGTACTATTTTTGTATAGCTCTGACTCCTAGAACCACAGTTTCACAAACCCTTCACGTatcctcaaaataaacaaaaacttaaaatcaACCAGAATGCAAGGAAAGGAGACCCAGAACCGAGCAGAAACACTAACAAATGAACCTAATCATACACAAATGAATAACATAACCACACTGAAATGGATGGGTAACTAACCTAAGTAAATATGGGAGATAGTGTCTTGATAGGCCACTGTGTGGctaaaaaaacattaattttgccTAACTGATCAGATACCGACTTAAACAACTGATCAAGATAAACATCACCAGCAATAAGACATATCAAGATCATTACTCCTGGATAATGATACCTTGAGAAAGATACAGGTGTATTTTTGTAGTGCTCTTGCCAAAAACACACAGCCTCAAtccaatcatgagaaaacattccAAATTGAATGATATTCTACAAATTAACTGACTGGTACTTATTAAAAGTGtgaatgtcacacacacacacacacaaaaacgaAAGACTGAGAGACTGTTACAGACTGAAAGAAactaaggagaaataaataaatgcaatctGGGATCACTGTTAGCATCCTAGTACAGAAAATAGGCATTAATGGAAACATTGATGAAATTCAAATAAGGTCTTCTGTTTAGTTGCCAGCATTGTACCAATGTTAATATCCTGTTCCTGATCATTTTATTATgcttatgtaagatgttaacttTAAGGAACATGGGGTAAGGAATATAAGGAATTCTGTACTACTTTTACTATTTCATAAGTCTAAAAttggtttaaaattttaaaagtatttttttaaaagacttcaaTGGGAAGTAGAGAGGGCCATTGGGTCTTATGGTGTTGGGAACCCCCAGCAGAGCAGGTATGCCAGTCCTTGAAAGTTTGTGGCCTTTTGTGCGTATGTTCATATGAGAGCCCTAGAGCTCAGTAATTATTTCAACCTCACCACTAGAGTTGAGGTAATGCTCTTCAACCCTGTAGCCTGTGGCCCAAACTAGGGGACTGGTTAATAACTCATGGTATATTCATACACTGAGATGCAAAaggccaattaaaaataaagttgtagACTATTTAATAATTCCATATCATGTTTTCCAGAAATTAAAtaggttgagagagagagagagagagagattgagggagagaaaatttggaaaaatattctccaaaatgttaatagttaCCACTGATTGGTGACCATATATcctttgctaaataaataaaaaagagttattttaaaattaagcaagGAGACTTCTGGTTTTAAAATGGTGAAGTAAAAACAtctgtctcctttctcttctccaaaGTCACACTGCAACAAGcagaagaaggaaaacagaatGCAAGTTCCATCCTTGAGAAAACTAGGAAATGACTGTAAATCTGAACCATGCTCTGTGAGGAAGGGGCTGCCTAATGCAGAGTCTACTGGGAAGAGCCCAGTGGGAAGAGCCCATTAAATTGGCCCATGGGGAAGACAAAATCAGGACCCACTGGAAAATGCAGAGCCCCGACAACCCTGCAGAGCATGTGCTCTCCTAAGAAGTGGGACAGCAACCATCAATTTCTTGTCTGAACAATGGTGTTGGAACATGCAGGCTTAGAGGGGAAACTTCTTTGGTGCTTGTTCGGCACCTTAGAGAAGTAGTGAAGCTGGGACTGAAAGCAGAAGCGCACAGACATGACATTTCAACAGGAAGCAAGTTATTGGTGAGATGAGGCAGGATAGAGGAAGATCCTGAACTCTAAGCTGGCACTTTTGGTAAGCAgtgaaaaaataaaggcaaagcGATTATCTTGCATACCCACATACTCACACTCACACAACTCTGTGTTATAAAAAGCTTTATTACCATATCAGTTAAGATGAAGTTCAACTACgtaacaaaaaaacccaaaaaactttaacatgattatttttctctcatttaaaagaatttcacatgttctaaaattgattgtggtgatggttgcacaactctgtgaacaaACTAAAAACCACTGGATTATACACTTTCAAGGGGTGAACTGTATATATAAGTTATATCTCAAAAAagctattttttgtttaaaaatttccaGGAATAAGATTTGTATAGTGGCTTCATGGTGTCATCAGGAAGCCAGGCTCCTAACTTTCTGCTCTGCTACCCTCTGTACATGGCTTCCATCTTCAAGCACACCTCACGGTTTTAGATGGCTTCTGGAGCTCTGGTCATTAAATCCATATTCTAGGCTGCAGAGATGAGGAAGAAGGCTCCATTCCCCTCTCACATTTAAGGTACTTACCCAAAAGCCAACTCAAcacttttgctttatatattctcGGACAAAGATTAGTCACATGGCTATAACCCCCTGCAAGGAAAGTTGATAATTTTAGGGCTATAGCTGAGCACAGTGACAATGAATAGAACCTGGTTTCTATTGTTttagaagaaaggagaaatgagTGTTGAAGGATAAAATCAGTAGTTTATGCCAGAACCATGAACCATAGAAAATTCTTTATAGCTCAGAACATAACCCTGTCCTATCCCCTGCAAATAGTCAGAAAGAACTTATCTCATTGAAAGATAAACAGTGATTAAAAAGAAACCAGTATACAAACTATGTAAAGATATTgcaagaagaaaaggagggaggaaacagaaaaaacaaatgacagaTGAAGAAggaacatttgtttaaaaaaaaaaaatgttgtcacCAGGCAGACAAAATTATGATCAAGCatattgtcatatattttaagaatttttaacaaTCTTAAAGCAGAGATACAAGAGCCAGGGAAAAGATGAATAGGCATTACTGAAAATACTATAAGATATACAGAATATGGGGCTAAAAAAGTAAGCAATaggaatatatatgaaaaaagataGAACTATACAAGCCCATCAAAGTTCAATGAAAAGGTAGATAACTGGCATCCTTGGATTATAGGTGTTCAAAACGacattcaaaaataacaaaaaagaatcaaatgtaCAGTGTGATAAGAAAAACTGATGAAGAATAAGGGACACTAAGATTAGCCTAAAAGTTATGAGATTTCAGAGATAAAGGAAAAAACCCTTTAATCATGCAAAAAGATCAAGTCATTAATGTAGGTAATGGAAGTGTAGGTGGGAATCAAGTTGACCTCTGATATCTCTACAGCTTTATTTACCTTTAGAAGACAGAGGCGCAATGCCTAAAAATTTCTTGCAGTCCAGAGAGTTTAATTAGCTAACCAGTCAGGAAACTTTTAAAGTAAAggaccagatggtaaatattttcagctttgcagcTCGTACAATCTCTGTTACAGCTACTCAATTCTGCTGTTGTGCCTGAAAGCAGCTGTGGACAACATATAAATCAATGGGCATggttgtgttctaataaaactttataaaaacaggcagctTATTGGATTTGGCCCTTGGGCCATAATTTGCTGACCCCTGAGCTAAACTATCATTCAAATATAAAGGCAAAAGAGAAGTATTTTTGAAGTTTGACATCTTCAGGCATGTAATACACATAATCTAAAGTGTTAGAAGACAAACTTTAGTggacaaaagataaatgaagaaaGTGAAGCAAGAAAACtggcaagaaataaaaaagctaaaataTGCTCTACTACCTGGAGAACAGAAAAAGAGTCATACCTTCCGGCTCCTTTGGCAGCAAGTGCCTTAGAAGCCCCATGACGTGAAAGGATAATTCAAGAAACCAAGACATCTGTTGGAAGCCATAAAAATTATGATCAGTTCTAAATAAAGAAGGTGATGTCACATTTGCAGAGCCCTTTTAAAAACATCTAGAGATTCACAGGGATATTTAGATTGTTAACCTACAGTAACAGCTAAGTAAGAGGGGCCTCAATTTTCTCAGATGTGAAACACCAGGGTTGAATTAAATCAGAGACACCTCAGCCCCAACTGctcatgagaatcacctgaggcattttttaaatgcctggGTTCCATCCCAGACCACTTAAATTAGAATTTCTGGAGATAGGAaagacagtattttttttaaagctctccaaatattcagATATGCAGCCAAGGGGGAAAACCACCGAATTAGATGGTCTGTGAGGTAATTATCAATTCagatattctatatatatatatgtatataatgtatatataaagaattatccaaaacttaaaaatttagaaattgctACATAAAAGAGGCAAAACTACTTAGTCAATTTTGGATGCATGTTTCTATTACAGAACTTTACATTATGATCCATACTGGTCTATGTCACAGGGGCTtctaaaaaaaaaccctaaggaCTTAATGTGATCCTAATGTACATAAACTAGTAATTATttgtgaataaagaaaaaagtagataaCTCCTTCTGACAAGGTGATCAATTccttacttttaaaagaaaagtgtCCATGTCAAGTATTTGTAAAATGTCAAATGTTCCTTAGTTTTCAGTCTAAGGTTTTGGCATGGCGTTTGTTCGCTTTTAAAgagcaatttctctttttttttaatttaataaagttttatttttccaaatgtacAGTTGGTTGGACCTATTCATGCATCTTCACCAGCAGCTGGAGCATCTCCGCCCTTGGTATTTCTGGTGTAAATTACTTGAGCTCTGTGCTTTGAAACTAGTTTGATAAGTTCTTTACTAAGGAGCTCCTGAAGGGCTGCCCTGGCCAGGGAGCCTCGAATCTTCAGTCTCTCAGAGACCACAGCTGGGGTTATAAGTTTACAATTGGGAACTTCTTTACAGAGTTTGTCATAGGTAGCTTTGTCAAACAAGACTAAGTTATTGAGCTTGTCTTGAACTTTGCCTTTGGACCACTTCTTCTTTTTGGCCTTGCCCCCGGATTTGTTAACTGGGTCTTTGTCTTTCTTGGCCGACTTTCCAGTGTCCTTCTTCTTGTCGTCCTTGGGCGGCATTGCGAAGCTCGGACAGCAGCAGCAGACACCGCAGCCTCACTAAGATGTCGGACAAAAAGGACTAAAGAGCATTTCAATAAGACTGATCTCTAATCTACTTACTGAATTGCTTATTTCCAGAAATTAGCAAACTCAAAAAGAGACttaaacacatgaagaaaaataaatgaatctcaatacagaaacaaaatattttcctagaGAAGCCAGATAATCGGTAATGATTAGGGTGACAATAGTCTCAATTTGCCCAGGGCAATCCTGATGTGCACCTGTTATTCCAGAGTAATTATTAATAGTGTTCCCTTTCACTCTTACATATTTTCTGATGTAGGTAAGAAATTATATGGTAACTCTACTTTTGATGCTAACAATAATAAACAAGTTGTATCTCTTCATTAGGGCAGATACAAAGATCCATGCTTGGAAATATAGTAACGATGAAcaatgaggccgggtgcggtggctcacgcctgtaatctcagcactttgggaggcagaggcaggcagataacctgagatcgggagttcaagaccagcctggccaacatggcaaaacctcatctctactaaaaatacaaaaattagccaggtgttatggcatgtgcctgtagtcccagctacttgggaggctgaggcaggagaatcgcttgaacccgggaggcagaggttgcagtgagccaagattgtgctgctgcactccagcctgggcaatagagtgagactccatctcaacaacatcaacaacaacaaaaaacaaacaaacaaatgaacaaacaaaaacaatgtatCCTCACAATTAGGAACCAAATCTTTACCAGCAGTGCATAATTGGTAATCAGTCTTAGTCTGTAGTGTGGGAGGCGGAGCTAAATCATGTAGTAGAGGCAACAATTAATGTTTTCACAAAGGGATGTCAAGAGATACTTAACGATAGATGCTAGAAAGCCAGTTGGAATTGTTGGTAATGGAAGCAGAAGAGTTTGGGTGGGAATCAGAAAGGACTTGCTAAGATGCTGGGAGGAAAGCAGATCCAAAGACCAGGGTCCCAGGGAGGGTCTGGTATAGAACAATTGTGCGAAAAAACTTCTGCCTGTTTTCTCCAGCTTTTTATTGACCTAATCTCACAAGGATGTCACTCAAAGCATTAAATTCCTGGCACTtttgtaatttctacaaaaaaaatttaaatgaagtcTATTCTGGCAGATTTTGTTAATTCAGACTTTTAATTAATTCAAACTGCTCAATTacttgaaaaaaagttttttttcaagTCAGTAAGCCTGACTTTCAAAGAAAACTAATCAAATGGTTTTTGAAGATAATTATCCTGGACTAGTGTTATTTGATCTTCTAAGATTTTCATGTGTTAGGTGGAAAATTAAAGTCTGCAGGGAACACAAAGATAAAGTGTCAGATCAGTCACATCAATCCTGCCCAGGGCAATACTGATGTGCATCATCAGTCAATGGAGGGACAGATGTCACTGtcacatcttcatataaaagaaGGAATGTGACAGCATTCTAAAAGTGAGTTATAAtactaattcattcaacaaatgtttactcaTCATCTATTATGTACATGGCAGCATGCTTACCTGGCAAATTACAGGTGTTtgtgaaaacatgaaaaatgaaCTACGACagcaataaatatgtatataatggtAATGGAAAGACACCCCATGGCATTCTTGATCTATTCATTCTGAGAATGGTTCATTACTTATGGCTCCTAAAAAAGGCATGGACTTAATCACTAAGTTAGTAATCTATGACCCCTCAAAAGCAGAGAGCAACACGTCAAGCTCTTGGCCTTCCATGTGCTGGGTTCAGATTCTCAAAAGTCTCAGCTTCATTTCTTATCCTAGGGTTTAATAAGCcatccccattcccttccaataaATTCTTCATTTAGTTAAGTTAATTTCAGTGGATTTATGTTTGTTGCAAATAAAGACCCTAAGACAGATAACAAGGGTAAATTTGATACTTTAATGTAAGAAAGTAACAATTAATAGTGTTCCCTTTCACTCTCACACATTTTCTGATGTAGGTAAGAAATTATATGGTAACTCTACCATTGATGCTAACAATAATAAAtgagatattattaatatttggtaTAATTCCTGTGAAGAATATGACAACTAAAGAGAATTTCttctggaaatgaatggattaaaTATAAAAGGAAGGGGGAAAGCCCAGTGATACATAAGATATAATCTTAATGGGAACTCTTAAACTTGTCACCAGGAGCATAGTGAAGACCATTTGGGTTAAGACAaagtgagagagaaacagagttAATCATTATAGAAGAATGCTACAGCCTAttcaatcaaataaaaattacagataatcaatgcctttttaaaatacaCTGGCAGCCCTGAGTTTTCATAATGATATATTTATACTCCTAAATTTACTTTAATACTTGAATTTGGACATTCATCCatgaacttttttaaatttttaatttaagttccaggatacatgcgCAGGAAGTGTGGGTTTGTTAgataggtaaacttgtgccatggtggtttactgcacctgtGAACCCaccacctaagtattaagccatCCATgaacttttgaaaaatgtttcaaGCTATCATTGGGTGAAATTGGCCATTGGTTGGCCAAAACAGCTTAGTTTTAACAATGTAGCCACCTTTGACCTTAGTACAGTGTTTATGCAATTATGAGTATCTATTATATCTCTGtagttattttctaaaatatgagtGTGGAATAAAAGGGTGAACATATTAATGCTActaataaagaatatattttcctAAACTTATTACAATTAAAACCAAGATTGAGGTCATTAGGTATGTCAAAAGTAgcccatcccagcctgggcaacatagtgagaccctgtttctacaaaaaaataaaaaattagcctggggtggtggcacatgcctgtagtcccagttactctggaagGTGAGGTAtgaggaccacttgaacccaggaagtcaaggctgcagtgagctgtgatcataccactgcactccagcataagtgacagagtgaaatcctgtctgaaaacaaaaatagtagaGCCTTTGCCATCAATTGAGGTCATTGGGGTCAAGGTGCCAAATTGATGCTTGGTTATAAAGGAACAAActaatattaaagaaattgaattaaaaagTAGGACatcatcaacttttattttatcttttctttcactctgtcatccaggctggagtgcagtggtgcaatcatagctcactgcagcttcaacctcccaggctcaagcaatcctcccacctcagcctcccaagtagctgagactacaggaatgcacctcCATgcccatttgcttttttttttttttttgtagagatagggtcttaccgttgatcaggctggtctcaaactcctgggcttaaccagtcctctcatctcagcctcccaaagtgcttggattacagatgtcaACCACTATGTCCTGTCAACTTTTGTCTTTTCTAAAAGTTGTGGTATAATTAAGGATTCTTTATTCTTCTGGAAACAGAGTCCTCCATTATA is a window encoding:
- the LOC100449433 gene encoding small ribosomal subunit protein eS25-like, with amino-acid sequence MPPKDDKKKDTGKSAKKDKDPVNKSGGKAKKKKWSKGKVQDKLNNLVLFDKATYDKLCKEVPNCKLITPAVVSERLKIRGSLARAALQELLSKELIKLVSKHRAQVIYTRNTKGGDAPAAGEDA